gaagaaGCTCTTCAATAACGACATTGTCGTCATTGATAATAATATCAATAACGACAATGTCGTTGTTAATGTACTCAgatcctaaaaaaaaaagaaaatattattccCAACGACATTGTCGTTGTTGATAATTTTTATTCCCAACGACTTAAAAAGTCGTTGTTGATAGTCGTTTTTTCCAACGAAGTATTCCCAACGACTTTTTACCAACGAAATGTCCTCATTGATGCGCAATACTGACGAAAACAGGATTTTTACCAACGAAATTTGTCCTCATTATTACTCATTTTTCTCGTAGTGAGGAGAGATACCATATTCATATGGATGCAGAACATGATTGTAATTATAATTAGGTACCCAATAAACTGGGTGAGGTTGGAATGAATTGGGAGTTGAATAATAAAATGGAGAAGCCAAATCGGGAAGGTTTAAGTTATTGTTTGTtacagtagaaacttggttgtTTCTCCCTGTTTTTACTTTAGCCATCTTCACCTCTACTTGTTTTCCTTTGAGGTTATAAAACTTCTCCTTCAACACTTTTTCCACTGCTTTTTCAGAATCAAAAGTTACAAATCCGAAACCCCTTCCTTTATCAGTTATTTTTGCACGAATAATTTCAGTTTCTACTACAGTtccaaaattactaaaatatgtCTTCAATTTATATGCTCTAATTTGATGATCGAGAGAGACCTCCAACAAAAATCTTTTTCTCATTGAAAATATTGGACTCCATCGTAAACGACTACTAACACACAAGCAATAATCTTAATGTTGAATTAAAGTTGAAATTAATGAAtatttttgttatgattttatgAGATGATTATGTGTTTATATAGAGAAGTATTTATCTCCTATTTGGAATATgattataagaatatttaaaaagataagatatatttttaaagaaataagaaatatatatttattattctaaaattaaataaaatatttatttataaatatattaatgaaaATACTCCAAttactttaattattaattgatgattctaattgaattagattaaaatatatatgtctGTTGCTGACagtttgaaagatatttatttttcgtaacatttatcttttaatttaataataattttaactcaaataatacatattttgttctttatgtataattttttaagaaaaaaataggaaagtttagTCGTACTttccttaaaaataattattaaatttaattgaatttgttatattttatggttgatttgatttattttgaaattctgTCGATTCTCTATATATATTGAATGAACTCACCCACATATACTTAACCTTTTATTATACGAACTAGActcatattttaatattaaacaaaatttaatacataataaaaacacttcGACTAAACTTAATAGAGAGATTAAGAcaaaatttaatacataataaaaacacttcGACTAAACTTAATAGAGAGATTAAGAGAGATTAATTACAAAGATGAAGATGGTATGTGAGGTTTCTTATGGTCCAAAGGACCATCTTTTAGGAGAAGACGCCCATTTTATTTGCTCAACCGAACAAATTATCGGAGTAGCTGATGGAGTGGGCGGTTGGGCCAAGAAAGGCATTGATGCTGGTGAGTACGCTCGCCAACTCATGCTCAACTCAATTCATGAGGTTGTCGACAACGAAATAATTAATCCGAAAATGATTTTGGAGAAAGCATTCATGGAAAATGCTTACTCTGAAATTCAAGGCTCATCAACTGCATGCATAATTTGCCACAACAACGGAATTTTACATGCAGTGAACGTTGGAGATAGTGGTTTTATGGTGTTTAGAAACAACAGGTTAAGCTtcgttttaaatatttaaaaaaattataacaaatttgaaataataattaaaaaaataataatataaataataaggatacactaaaaaaataacatgtatttatttatttttaaaaaatatgatattacaTATTAACtcctctaaaaaaaattaataaaaacttatccatattcaaaataaaattacatttaactccctaaatatatatattttaattatattaaacttTTCTCACTAAATTTATGACAACTTTGTTCTTAAATAGATGTATCTATCGATCAGCAACTCAACAGAAAGCATTTAACATGCCATATCAGCTCGGCAATACTTGTGACACTCCTACAGTTGCAGTGGAAGTGAAGGTAGAAGTGGAAGTAGGAGATATCATTATTTTGGGTACTGACGGAGTTTGGGACAACATATTCGTATGGGAGATGGAACAAGtgttaaaagaaaaaacaaaaatcatgGATTTGAAGAATCTTAGTAGTTATATTGCATCGTTGGCACTTTATAACTCCTTTGACAAGTTTCGAAAAACTCCTTTCTCAATAGCATCTACAGAGGCCGGTAAACCCTATAGAGGAGGCAAATTCGATGATATCACCGTGGTGATTGGAAGGATTATTAATTGTTGTTGAGGAAGAGTAGCCACCAAGTTAGGGTTTGTAATTGTACGTACATAATTGCATGGGATTATCATGATGATTAATTAGAGTGTAGGTTAGAGTGGGTGCCAATCTGATTGGGATGTACTCCATCTACACTCATATATGATATTATGATGACACCTTATATACAATAAttactattataattaattatttttaacaagtaattaacctttttattattattactattattgttatatatattataaatttaatcacTGGGTCTTAATGTTTGTTCCAATCACatctaattattaaaataatacaatattttttcttaaaaaaaaacaaacaaacaaacaaataataCCATTAGTGAATGATGTATTTTAGtgcatatatacatattattactcgaaaataaaattgtaattattaGTTCCGTTGTTAGTATCTCTAAAGGATTTTCACCATTTTGGTGTAAATAAATTTTGTACAACTTTAAGAATGACATCTAATATTgcactaaataaaatttatttaaaagatactagtttttattttatttatataatttatgaagCAATTATACATTGTAAAAGAAAagtgaaaaattaaaaagtttcaCCAAATTGTTGCACCCATTGAGATGCCGAATGGGCCTAAGAAAATGGGTATGTATGGGCTTAATTTACACAAGTATAATATTACCATACATGTTTTGGGCCCAAGGTTTTGGTTCGACCTAAGAATGGGCCTAGCCTATTTTAACCTAGGGCCTTTTTGTGTTAATTTGCTTGAACGTATTGGACTTTTTGGATATTGAGTAAAAGTTTACAACTTTTACTGTCAcatagaattttttaaaaaaatattatctttctataaaacaaccgtaaaacaacaaaacaaaataattaaaacaacagtagaacaactaaaaataaccgtgaaaacttaacacagcacacaatataaaacttaaacagtattttttaaaaaatacattatttttttaaaaaattccgtcccacagtaaaaatataaaagagtTCAAAATTTGAGTATGTGGTGTGAAAATTCCTATAATCAAAGTTACCATTACTAATCATTACATGTATAAATAGTTGTATATTGTAATGGGAACTTTTAATACAATAATACAATTTAACTAGAaactatttatataaaataaaatgatttgattttaatttaaagtAGAAATAGCTTTGATATTACACATTTTATATAACTTCATTATTCTATTAGAGATTAACTTTAAGtaattctatatatttttcaatcaaTTTGTTTTTTctaactataaaaataaaatactacatATCAATctcttataaaataaataaataaataaataaataattctccATATTTAATGCTACATATTAATCTCTTACTATTGTGAGATTAATGATATTCCCAATTAATATTGTAAGATCAATGAAAGATaagtttcaaaataattttgtaattattaaacagtgtaattagaagggtaataattatataatatggtAATTATACTATATGTTAAAATGCAACGTGTTTTTAAATATAAGACAATAATTATTTGACAAAatagttaaaaattaaagaGCAAAATATACATTTTAGTAGCTAATATTTAtaaggctaattaagattttttttttctccaaactttgacatgtaccaaattatgccccttgaacttttttggccgttaaaattctccctgaactattgagattattaaatttaaggatttttgtctaatttcattcaattttactgtttcagtgattgtttatgtactaaactatgctttctagactttgatatctagcaaaTCATGCCCGTCgaactttaatatgtactaaatcatgctccctgaattttcattcatgttagaattttttttactaaaattggacaaaagtccttaaattcaacaatctcaatagttcatgaggtatttttaacgaccttaaaagtttaggggacatgatttggtacatgtcaaaattcggggaatcctaattagcctatttATAAtgaatcttttttagtaattacatcAAATTCTTACATGAGTATTGGAGAATTAACACTTTCAATTACCTCTAATTATATGATCATtatgtaattatataattagACAAACAcgtcaaattaaataattatcttCTATCAATAATTTTTCAAGACGCATCTTATGAAGTGTTTTTGGtagattaataaatttatttttactgattaaatatagttattttttaattatataaatactttgtaattattcaaatatttatttattttttcataaaacCTTCtaatttttgttctttttttttttttctaaagacaaataattttaattatttttataataataataataaataatagaattaGATTTAAGAGTACAAAGGTACATAGATAAAATAGGTgataaaatctcaaaaaataatcaatttatttattatgggGAACACAATTTTGGGATATTATGTACTAACTCACATGGCCCTCATCACCGACTGTctagaataataatataatggGACCCCAATatcatatcatataatataattattattattattaatattcataataaatatctttttatttttattatgtataaatattatatggcCAAGTATTAAGTTGTTGGAATTTTTTTAGTTGgagaataatttttatttttatttttatgtatatgtGATGAGTATTGTTATGGTGTATTAGTGgtgtttaattaatataatataaggtGCAATAATATTGTGGTTGTattgaaatttaaatattttttatttaataaataatattaaaaattaccaacttagataaaaaaaaaatattacaataattGATAGAATGATTGATTGAAAATTTTGTGTCACAAATATATTAAaatctaaatataattaaaaataataatttaccatAAAttcatgtaaaaaaaaatcaaatattttatattttactaaGTATTAGGTAGGTGAGGCTTTCTTGTCACTTTGACAAATTGTGTaaggaaaataaataaaacaaaaagaaattgTTTTGTcttgtataaaatattaataattaaattacgcGACCccaaaaaaattatagtaaaatgtaatataatatatatgttttttttttaaacaaaaaaaaattatagtaatatataatatatatgaataatgATTTGTATGTATATCAAACCTTtggtaataattttaatattaaatatgaaaGCAACATGTCCATAGGAACACCCACGTGatttaaaactaactttttgTCACCTAACCccaaaaatattaaatctaaaaaaatattaataatattattattccgATTAAGatttatactattttagactataaattttataaaaattatttattaaactttttgttttttttaaataataaaataaattttgtatttttaaaaattatatgaataGAACCTTGAACTTAATTTTCGGCAATTTTTATAACTCGAAGACAATTCTTAACACGAAGAAATGCAATAACGTAattagttttgtcataacacttctATTAGGTTATTAAAATCAGTTCatagtactattttaaaaaatacaagatctaatttatcatttatcaaaacaaaatatccaatcaataacttttacaaaatacaagatCTGAAAtgttcaattaataatttttacaaaacacaatatCCCAAATATTATTTACCTTTTGAGAAATGTGattttattattcgaatatcaATATTAGACAGTATACAATTTGTACATGGAATTCTTCTCTATACAAGTAATCATGCTCATaaatttacataaataattataataaaaaatgaatcattttttcccttttattctaatgcatttttatgtaaaacactcagatttttctttattattttaaaatttcatatacaaaagtctccattttttttttcattaccaTTCTCAATTTACACAATACCAAgcctaaaaaataatcaaagaaaatgcactttttttttctttttaactttgAACTCACAATTCTTTACAAAACCCAACTTTTCTTCAATTATTTCTATAATTGCTTCTTATCTTCTAATTTTagattcaaaaaataagaatgatGTGACAACACATTGCAACGCTTAAGATCGTGGTCACATTATTTCAGCGGCCAAGACTAAACCGCGAGATTTCTTAtcttctaattttaaatttaaaagataaagatGTGATTTGAGAATACACTGCAACGGTTGAGATCGTAGTCACATTATTTCAGCGGCCAAAATTAAATTGTGATACAATGACTTTATGTATTATTATGCATAATATGATAATAGAAGATGAACGTGATCTAAATACATCAATTGAAGAGCGAGTAAaagtattttcaaaaaaaaaaagaaaaaaagaaaaaagaaaagagcgAGTAAAAGTGTCAAGTCCAGAAGTTGAGATGGTAGAAAATGATAATACtcagtttcaagaatttcttgtcagacatagaaaaattaaaaataaggaAGTTCACACTGAGCTTCAAAATGCATTAATCAAATAGTTATGGAACAAATATGGTAActcacaaaattaatataatttaattaatttcaagtGTGTTTTAAGTTTgatttaatttaatgtaatttCTTTCGTCGTGAATATAATATTTGTTCTCtagtaatgtaatatttatgttgttgcaatataatattttaatttaatgaatTTTACCGATTTtatagtattattattttttattagtaagtttatttaaattattagttaaatataataattgtagtaatttttattaattaatataatattaatttttttatttattaaaaacttaatataataataagaaatatttttttttttgtgtaatttctAATGTTGTAGTTggaatgaaaatatttttttatattaaatttaataatagtgTAATACTAAATTTAATGTATTCTTGAAGAATTAAAGATCtcttaaaatttcaaatatagtAGAAaccaccaaaataaataaaaatataattaaaaatcaattattttaattttttttaatttaaaagtagATTCATGACTATATagactactatatatataaagccACCTacctaaattatttttattattaatataaatgatGCCATTTGAAGAATCAAATACAcaagaacaaaaaaataaataaaattaaaaaaaatacaaaatacaaaatttgagACAACATAAGAAATGATGAATGGGGTCATAGAAATCTCAACcttatataaaatatgaaataaaataataatactattattatttacataattaaaaaagtttttttaatatatataaacttacTCATTGTCTAGTAAATTACAGCTAAAAAAATATGCAAAACAGCTAAGATCCCATCCATTCTAAAAACCTAATATTAACAAAATTGAAGGACCATAATTTTTGTCTTTTgggagaaataataataataaaaaaatattattattaaataataatacctttttttattctctccccccaaaaaaatatatatttaaaaaacagTCCTCCGACCTTTGCCTTTTCCCAAAATGGCCCCTCATTCATTCTCCACCGTTGGATCAAAAGACTCATCATCATCCAACGGTTAATGTAGGATTTGAGACAAGTAAACTTTGCTCTGAATAAGAGTCTTACCAATTTTAAACCCAGGAATGACAGTAAAAGCAACATTGGAATCTGATTCCTGTGAAGaacaaaacgacatgtcgttttgtgATAAAGGGAACACTTCTTCAGCTATGCTTTCCATGTAAACTTCTGAAAAACGACAACCTTTTTTGACTTGAAAGATTGAAGCTTGAGGCTCAAATGAGAATGCTAGACAATGTAGTAGCCATACCCTTTTCGCCATTTCGAAAAAGGAGGCTAAAAATGTCGACGAATCGAACATTGGAAACTCGCCATTGCTGTTTTGAATGAGATTTCTAAAACTTTGATCACCAAAGAATGAAACTTCCATCTTTGGATGAATGAGTTTCAAGTACTTTAAACGACAAAAATtggcaaaacttgattttggcTTCTTACAAAGAAATTCCTTTGTTTTCGAAGATTTAACCTCCGTAAACCTCGAAAAAAATCTCTCCTTTTGCCTTGTTGTTGAAGTTAAACATTGTTCCTTTGACAAAACGAAATTAGGGTAACAAAAACCATCAAACATTTCCCTCGAAACGAAAGATTCAAAGGCGAAAACTTTATGTTCTTCTCTCCAATACACAATTTCGGGTTGGATTGCATAGGCTGCAGCATTAAAATCCCAATTCGCGGTTTTCATCTCctcgatcataaccctaacaaAGCTTCGAATTGACCTAACTGAGTGGCGCAAAACCGCGATGAAATGGCTAGGGTTTAACCCCGAAAAGTGAAGATTGTCAAGAACAGATAAAACTTGTCCACTTTGATTCAACTTCTTCTCAAActctttgttttgtttattcACTTCATCCAACTTCTCCCGAAGAAAAATGGCCTCTGAATCCTTTAACCTAGCTTGATTCTCGAGCTTTTTCGCGGTAATCtcataagttttcaacaaactttTCTGTTCTTGAATCTCAGCCAATACCAAACTAGTACGAGGAGAAGGATCATCCTCAAACTGTTTCTTCAAGTAACATCTTTTCAACTCAGACAAATTCTTCAATTCCGAAACAACCATTCGATCAGCCATTTGAATCCCATCAACATCATAAGGAGATTGACAAAATTGTAACTGAGCATAACAACATTTCACACAAGAAATGCTAGCAAATAACTTAGCTAAAAAAGCTTCCATTGCCAAACTCTcttcaccctcttcttcttcatcatttCGATCATCCTTATCGCCTTTTTTCTTGATTTCGATCCCAACTTTTTCGATCCCCGAATCCACAGGAGCAATCCCAGTTCTAAAGTGAAGAACTTTAGCTAAAGTTCGAGCTAATTTGTTCTTTGAAGGCTTCATTGAATCCATTTTTATCTATAAAaccaacacaaaaaaaaaaaaaacactcttAATAAGAAGTGAAAAAGAGCCGTTGAAGATTCAAAGTTGAATAAAAATTCAATCtttattgaaaaaagaaaaagaaaagtgaaAAAGCAACAATCTTTAAAGCTCAAAGATCGAGAAAGAAAGGTCTCATTAATGGAGATTGACAATAAATAATGAAATGTGACTTCTTttgtttgtttcttcttcttcttacctTTTTTTCTCAATAGAAAGTGTGAACAAGATTACATATCATCatcattacatatatatatatcatataaatgaaagaagaagaaagagaagaagaagaaggtacATAGAACTATTCAAGAACACGCTCAAAAGACGCGTTATAAggttctctttctttctttctttctatgtatatatatataaaaaatatatgtatatgtcaCCTTGATATGATGACAAGTTGATACATGAGATTATTATATAAAagatgatatatataataatataaagaagGGACATAATAAGTGGACAAATTATTTTATTCCTCCCACACCTTCTCacttctatataaatatatattattggcTAAGTCTAtcatacattttttaaaatggtgTTTCGgtaaatttctatttatttcGACATACAGAAGAAAATTAAATTGTTTTCATGATTATGATTacgtacattatagttatttaagatcacCTGTAAATTTTTAGAATATTTCGAGTAGGTTATAATgttaaaaatatgattttcatattttgttacatgcacaattatttttctattGTACGTGTAGTAAGTTATGTCTAACCTAATTTTTGGCATGGTAAATTGTTTGGAATTTTgtgaaaagaaataaatttaaataactacaacgtacactattatgaaaaaaaaaaaaaattatactaaaattTTCTAAATGTCAAAACAAATGAAGGTACCATAACAAAATGACCCTTTAGGAGGTATTCTATAAATTtcctatattattatatgtataaatagaGGCATGAAGAGGAACTttcatttataatttgttggcatcctaaataataataataattagaaaaaggAATATAAGATGAAAAATACAAGTGGtcctatttttcataataataataaaattattattaggtaagtaaaaaaaagaataaaaagattcttttttttttttgtaagacagaattttctaagtggcaaacaaaacaaaacacccACAAACAAGAAAAAGCTCtgtcaaaacaaaacaaaaaacatgGGAGGatgatttttctctttttctttttttttttacaaaaaataaaaattaataattattataaaatattgtaACTATTTATAAAGTGTTTTTTATAGTAGTGTTGAATAACACTAGCATCATTAGCAATACTCAACTcattatgattaaaaaatctaaacaaaatattttcaacctatttgtaaaaaatttgataaaattcgtgtaaaaatagaaaaaagaaaattaaacaaaaataaaaatggggaaaaagaaaattagagtTCTTTGGATTCCTATTTGGGGTCAGATCCCTAAAGTAGTGAAAATCTGATATGGAGTTTTAGATAATCTACTCAGCACCCACACCACACTCATCattttctttttactttttctttaacATTTCATGTACAACCACATACTTTTTGTtaggttaaaataaaataatatttcaaaataaataaataaatgaaattactTTATggtgttttgatattatttttataaaaatgttGTGGAAAAAGTCATCActcatatatatgaaaattccCTTAGGAgaactatatattaattaagataaGGATAAGAATGGAATTTCATTAAGGTTATTTTTCTCAAATGGGAAAACAAATGTTGAATTAGACTTGTCAAAAGAAGATTAATATACAAAATAACtacttataaatttatatatatagacaaGGAATGTATGTAGTGTAGTTATTATAGTTATTAATAAAGTAATTTatgatttaaatatttaagttatatttttggaatTTCAAAAGTACTGAAATGGCAAGACTTGATTAGTCTAGATcattaaatttgtattttttatttataaataaatttaaatatactaataaaaaaataacatagaaataaaaataatgactTGACACTTATATACTTACATgattctaaaaatataacctAAGTATTATTA
This region of Cannabis sativa cultivar Pink pepper isolate KNU-18-1 chromosome 7, ASM2916894v1, whole genome shotgun sequence genomic DNA includes:
- the LOC115697629 gene encoding probable protein phosphatase 2C 55; its protein translation is MKMVCEVSYGPKDHLLGEDAHFICSTEQIIGVADGVGGWAKKGIDAGEYARQLMLNSIHEVVDNEIINPKMILEKAFMENAYSEIQGSSTACIICHNNGILHAVNVGDSGFMVFRNNRCIYRSATQQKAFNMPYQLGNTCDTPTVAVEVKVEVEVGDIIILGTDGVWDNIFVWEMEQVLKEKTKIMDLKNLSSYIASLALYNSFDKFRKTPFSIASTEAGKPYRGGKFDDITVVIGRIINCC
- the LOC115697722 gene encoding protein GRAVITROPIC IN THE LIGHT 1 — protein: MDSMKPSKNKLARTLAKVLHFRTGIAPVDSGIEKVGIEIKKKGDKDDRNDEEEEGEESLAMEAFLAKLFASISCVKCCYAQLQFCQSPYDVDGIQMADRMVVSELKNLSELKRCYLKKQFEDDPSPRTSLVLAEIQEQKSLLKTYEITAKKLENQARLKDSEAIFLREKLDEVNKQNKEFEKKLNQSGQVLSVLDNLHFSGLNPSHFIAVLRHSVRSIRSFVRVMIEEMKTANWDFNAAAYAIQPEIVYWREEHKVFAFESFVSREMFDGFCYPNFVLSKEQCLTSTTRQKERFFSRFTEVKSSKTKEFLCKKPKSSFANFCRLKYLKLIHPKMEVSFFGDQSFRNLIQNSNGEFPMFDSSTFLASFFEMAKRVWLLHCLAFSFEPQASIFQVKKGCRFSEVYMESIAEEVFPLSQNDMSFCSSQESDSNVAFTVIPGFKIGKTLIQSKVYLSQILH